In one Niallia taxi genomic region, the following are encoded:
- a CDS encoding RNA-binding S4 domain-containing protein, with protein sequence MRLDKFLKISRLIKRRTLAKEVADQGRILINGIQAKASSNVKVGDELQVRFGQKIVTVKIELLQDSTKKEDAANMYKIIKEETVS encoded by the coding sequence ATGCGTTTAGACAAATTTTTAAAAATCTCCCGCTTAATAAAAAGAAGAACACTAGCTAAAGAGGTTGCAGATCAAGGTAGAATCCTCATAAATGGAATTCAGGCAAAGGCCAGCAGTAATGTTAAAGTTGGCGATGAATTGCAAGTGAGGTTTGGCCAGAAAATTGTGACGGTAAAAATAGAATTACTGCAAGACTCAACGAAAAAAGAGGATGCAGCAAATATGTACAAGATTATTAAAGAAGAAACTGTTTCCTAG
- the yabN gene encoding bifunctional methyltransferase/pyrophosphohydrolase YabN — MRNIKVIGLGAGDMEQLPLGVYRSLINNKNKIYVRTKDHPVLTVLEQEGGNFIYMDYIYEKHDQFEAVYNEIVAVLMKEAEQEDIVYAVPGHPLVAEKTVQLLIERSEEGEVNLEIGGGQSFLDSIFQALKIDPIDGFQLLDGTDLRKDELQFTQHLIIGQVYDAFSASEVKLTLMEKLPYDYPVTIVTAAGSKQEQITKIELHELDREMELNNLTSLYVPPVQEESVLYKQFSSLRKIIAALRAPDGCPWDREQTHESLRKHLIEEAYELIEAINEDDIDNIIEELGDVLLQVMLHSQIGEDEGYFSIDDVIEGISAKMVRRHPHVFGKAKAETVEDVLDTWQQAKNAEKPEKQASVLDGVLNSSANLTRAYDLQKKAAKAGFDWPDVSGAWEKVKEEINEFREEVENGASPEKMEKEFGDILFSFVNVARYYKIDPELAIFSTNQKFISRFQYIEAKLKDMGKEVQEVPLETLDRYWEEAKQFDKDR, encoded by the coding sequence ATGAGAAATATTAAAGTGATAGGCCTTGGTGCTGGAGATATGGAACAGCTTCCGCTAGGGGTTTATAGAAGCTTAATAAATAATAAAAATAAGATTTATGTGCGTACGAAGGATCACCCTGTTTTAACTGTATTAGAACAAGAGGGCGGCAACTTTATTTATATGGATTATATATATGAAAAGCACGACCAATTTGAGGCAGTTTACAATGAAATTGTAGCTGTTTTAATGAAGGAAGCGGAGCAAGAGGATATAGTCTATGCCGTACCAGGACATCCGCTCGTAGCGGAAAAAACAGTGCAGCTCCTAATTGAAAGAAGTGAAGAAGGTGAGGTCAACCTTGAAATTGGCGGTGGACAAAGCTTCTTGGACAGTATTTTTCAAGCTTTAAAAATTGACCCTATCGACGGATTTCAGCTTTTGGACGGAACAGATTTGCGTAAGGATGAGCTGCAGTTCACACAGCATTTAATAATCGGACAAGTGTATGATGCATTTTCCGCATCAGAGGTTAAGCTTACCTTAATGGAGAAGCTTCCATATGATTATCCTGTAACGATTGTAACTGCTGCAGGCAGTAAACAGGAGCAAATAACAAAAATAGAGCTTCATGAGTTGGACAGAGAGATGGAGTTAAATAATTTAACCTCACTATATGTACCTCCAGTTCAAGAGGAAAGCGTGCTTTATAAGCAGTTTTCAAGCTTAAGAAAAATAATTGCTGCACTGCGTGCTCCAGACGGATGTCCGTGGGATAGAGAGCAGACCCACGAGTCGTTGAGAAAGCATCTAATTGAAGAAGCTTATGAGCTTATTGAGGCAATTAATGAAGACGATATAGACAATATAATAGAAGAGCTTGGGGATGTATTGCTTCAGGTTATGCTTCACAGTCAAATTGGAGAAGATGAGGGCTATTTCTCTATCGATGATGTAATTGAAGGAATATCTGCTAAAATGGTGCGCAGGCATCCACATGTGTTTGGAAAGGCAAAAGCAGAAACAGTGGAAGATGTTTTAGACACATGGCAGCAGGCAAAGAATGCAGAAAAACCAGAAAAACAAGCATCCGTGCTTGATGGAGTACTGAACAGCTCAGCGAATCTTACCAGAGCTTATGATCTTCAAAAGAAAGCGGCAAAGGCTGGCTTTGACTGGCCGGATGTTTCAGGCGCTTGGGAAAAGGTAAAGGAAGAAATCAATGAGTTTAGGGAAGAAGTAGAAAATGGAGCCAGCCCGGAAAAAATGGAAAAAGAGTTTGGTGATATTTTGTTTTCTTTCGTAAATGTAGCTAGATATTACAAAATAGATCCAGAGTTAGCGATTTTTAGCACAAACCAAAAGTTCATCAGCAGATTTCAGTATATTGAAGCAAAGCTGAAGGATATGGGCAAAGAGGTGCAGGAAGTTCCTTTGGAAACATTAGATAGATATTGGGAAGAGGCTAAACAGTTTGATAAAGACAGATAA
- a CDS encoding putative polysaccharide biosynthesis protein produces the protein MPKQSNNWFTGAIILTVGALVVKILSAVYRIPFQNIVGDTGFYIYQQVYPIYGVAIALSTYGFPVVISKLYTEMKSKEDQIGIERLIRSSFLLLYSLGICAFLILFFGAEFLSSAMGDRDLAILIKVISFAFLFTPFIATSRGIIQGTGNMVPTAVSQVAEQLMRVGTILFCSIYFISKGYSLYKVGAGAMLGSVTGGMLAFIVLFYFYRKQQSVRTVIHARIWNRDNKKIIKRIIYEGITISISSMLLILLQLADSLTIYSELITAGIHGDEAKVLKGIYDRGQPLIQLGTVISTSMALTLVPFITGEMLKKEKGLLIEKVRFSLVVSLFFGFGASIGLFSMINKVNSMLFQNEQGSHVLAILCFVILLNAMIVTYTSVLQGLGATFYPAVIVLLGFIFKYAVNGPFVAAYGTSGAAYATNLSLVLILVFLAVRLFKLLKLPLIDKKQVTVILLAAFCMYLTVKGYIYLTDNFALKEGSRLLSAFQSLSGVVLGGFVYVFLVLKGNVFKEKDLLTLPFGSKLSWFLPKKGR, from the coding sequence GTGCCTAAACAATCAAATAATTGGTTCACAGGTGCTATCATACTGACTGTCGGAGCGCTTGTTGTCAAGATTTTAAGTGCGGTATACAGAATACCCTTTCAAAATATAGTCGGAGATACCGGTTTTTATATATACCAGCAAGTGTATCCCATTTATGGGGTGGCAATAGCTTTAAGTACATATGGATTTCCTGTTGTTATATCCAAGCTATATACGGAAATGAAGTCAAAAGAAGACCAGATTGGAATAGAAAGACTCATACGTTCCTCTTTTCTACTTTTATACTCATTGGGTATATGTGCGTTTTTAATATTGTTCTTTGGGGCAGAGTTTCTCTCATCTGCAATGGGTGATAGAGATTTAGCCATTTTAATAAAAGTGATTTCTTTTGCATTTTTGTTTACACCATTTATTGCTACATCACGGGGGATTATCCAAGGGACAGGTAATATGGTCCCAACTGCTGTTTCTCAAGTGGCAGAACAACTAATGCGCGTGGGAACGATATTGTTTTGTTCCATCTATTTCATTAGCAAAGGCTATTCCCTGTATAAGGTGGGAGCAGGGGCGATGCTTGGCTCTGTTACAGGTGGTATGCTCGCCTTTATAGTGCTGTTTTACTTTTATAGAAAGCAGCAGTCCGTACGAACGGTAATTCATGCGCGCATATGGAACCGTGATAATAAAAAGATAATAAAAAGAATTATATATGAAGGTATCACCATTTCAATAAGCAGTATGCTTCTCATTCTATTACAGCTTGCTGATTCTTTAACCATTTATTCAGAACTGATAACTGCAGGGATTCATGGAGATGAAGCAAAGGTGTTGAAGGGAATCTATGATAGAGGTCAGCCGCTCATTCAACTCGGAACGGTTATCTCTACATCTATGGCTTTAACATTAGTTCCCTTCATAACAGGAGAGATGCTGAAAAAGGAGAAGGGGCTTTTAATTGAAAAAGTCAGGTTTTCTCTAGTGGTCAGCCTTTTCTTTGGATTCGGTGCATCAATTGGATTGTTCAGCATGATTAACAAAGTGAACAGTATGCTTTTTCAAAATGAACAAGGATCACATGTATTGGCGATTTTATGCTTTGTTATTTTGCTAAATGCAATGATTGTCACCTATACCTCAGTTCTTCAAGGATTAGGTGCCACTTTCTATCCTGCTGTCATTGTGTTGCTAGGATTTATCTTTAAATATGCTGTAAACGGACCGTTTGTTGCAGCTTATGGCACAAGTGGTGCTGCATATGCTACTAATTTGTCGCTAGTTTTGATTCTTGTATTTTTGGCTGTTAGATTGTTTAAACTGTTAAAATTGCCACTAATAGATAAGAAACAAGTTACGGTCATTCTACTGGCAGCATTTTGTATGTACTTAACTGTTAAAGGGTATATTTATCTGACAGATAACTTTGCCCTTAAAGAAGGAAGCCGTTTGCTGTCAGCCTTTCAATCCTTAAGTGGAGTAGTGTTGGGAGGCTTCGTCTATGTCTTTCTTGTTCTAAAAGGAAATGTTTTTAAAGAGAAGGATTTGCTTACATTGCCGTTCGGAAGTAAATTGAGCTGGTTTTTACCTAAGAAAGGAAGGTAA
- a CDS encoding DUF1648 domain-containing protein, producing the protein MEQAMFITIMVFLTIMQSIIPVLMRKSHAFGVYVPDEYQNDQSVLFYKKLYVVSYVAVSGILILGYALWMNKLDISVSAALGLVLVFSLMIWGLILYFYCHGKLLQLKKQTGWSSALKKVNITDLGARKLDEMLPWYIVALPIIFTIGLFILTFTQYTHIPESIPTHWGANGQPDSFTEKSYFSVIASLLLLFVLQIMFVGIHEATRKSGIKISAANRAGSRIRQLGIRKYNSWFLAIINLVMTILLSFLQLAIIYPGIFNQSLMLLVPLAFLALVLIGTLAYAMKIGKLNHDHEVVYPDKKEVSDFDSDYHWKAGIFYFNKNDPSLFVEKRFGVGWTINMGRPLAYVYIFGPIILIIVLTSFM; encoded by the coding sequence ATGGAGCAAGCAATGTTCATAACCATCATGGTCTTTCTAACCATAATGCAAAGTATTATCCCTGTGCTAATGCGAAAATCACATGCATTTGGTGTCTATGTCCCGGATGAATATCAAAATGATCAATCTGTCCTGTTTTATAAGAAACTATATGTAGTTAGTTATGTAGCGGTGTCTGGAATATTAATATTAGGTTATGCCTTATGGATGAATAAGTTGGATATCAGTGTATCAGCAGCTTTAGGATTGGTACTTGTTTTTTCTTTAATGATTTGGGGATTGATCTTATATTTTTATTGTCACGGTAAGCTACTGCAGTTAAAAAAACAAACAGGCTGGTCTTCCGCTTTAAAGAAAGTGAATATAACAGACCTGGGCGCAAGAAAGCTCGATGAAATGCTGCCATGGTATATAGTAGCATTGCCTATTATTTTTACAATAGGGTTATTTATTCTAACCTTTACCCAGTACACGCATATCCCAGAAAGTATCCCAACGCACTGGGGAGCAAATGGTCAGCCAGACAGCTTTACTGAAAAAAGCTATTTTTCGGTCATTGCCAGTTTGTTACTCCTTTTTGTCTTACAAATTATGTTTGTTGGCATCCATGAGGCTACGAGGAAGTCGGGGATTAAGATAAGCGCTGCTAATAGAGCTGGTTCAAGGATAAGACAGCTGGGAATAAGGAAGTACAATAGTTGGTTTCTGGCTATTATTAATTTAGTAATGACGATATTATTATCCTTCCTGCAATTGGCTATTATTTATCCAGGCATATTTAATCAGTCTCTTATGCTGCTTGTTCCGTTAGCATTTCTCGCATTAGTGTTAATCGGAACTCTTGCTTATGCAATGAAAATAGGAAAGCTTAATCATGACCATGAGGTTGTTTATCCAGACAAAAAGGAAGTATCTGATTTTGACTCAGACTATCATTGGAAAGCTGGTATTTTCTATTTTAATAAAAATGATCCATCATTATTTGTAGAGAAAAGGTTTGGAGTGGGCTGGACCATCAATATGGGCAGACCATTAGCGTATGTTTATATTTTTGGACCTATCATTCTGATTATTGTTCTAACTTCTTTTATGTAG
- a CDS encoding GntR family transcriptional regulator gives MYIKLDPQSDFPIYSQLIHQLMEGILKGDLKEGDMLPSVRSLAADLGINMHTVNKSYHELEKRGIIQIVPKSGAVVRLQQAEKESEHYARLVRELKPVLLEAMTLGMGKAEINSLVELLVEEYKEE, from the coding sequence ATGTATATTAAATTAGACCCTCAATCAGACTTCCCTATTTATTCACAATTAATACATCAATTAATGGAGGGGATTTTAAAAGGTGATTTAAAGGAAGGAGATATGCTTCCTTCTGTAAGGTCTTTGGCCGCTGACTTAGGTATAAACATGCATACAGTAAATAAAAGCTATCATGAGCTTGAAAAAAGAGGCATCATTCAAATTGTTCCTAAATCAGGAGCAGTTGTCAGGCTGCAGCAAGCAGAAAAGGAATCAGAACATTACGCGCGACTGGTTAGAGAATTGAAACCAGTTTTACTTGAGGCGATGACATTAGGAATGGGGAAAGCTGAGATTAACAGCCTTGTTGAATTGCTCGTAGAAGAATATAAGGAGGAATAA
- the spoVT gene encoding stage V sporulation protein T, with translation MKATGIVRRIDDLGRVVIPKEIRRTLRIREGDPLEIFVDRDGEVILKKYSPISELSDFAREYAEALYDSLGNSVLICDRDTYIAVAGGSKKEYLNKNISDVIEKAMEDRGSVLVTQQGQIALVDNNTESVSAYTIGPIIANGDPIGAVIIFSKETSLGEVEKKAVETAAGFLARQMES, from the coding sequence ATGAAAGCAACTGGAATTGTGCGTCGAATCGATGATTTGGGCCGTGTCGTCATCCCAAAAGAAATCAGAAGAACATTACGTATCCGTGAAGGGGACCCACTGGAAATCTTCGTAGATCGTGATGGGGAAGTAATTTTGAAGAAGTATTCTCCTATAAGTGAGTTAAGCGATTTTGCTAGGGAATACGCGGAAGCACTTTATGATAGCTTAGGAAACTCTGTTTTAATATGTGACAGAGATACCTATATTGCAGTCGCAGGCGGATCGAAAAAGGAATACTTAAACAAAAATATTAGCGATGTGATTGAAAAAGCTATGGAAGATAGAGGATCAGTACTTGTTACACAACAAGGGCAAATTGCCCTGGTTGATAACAATACAGAATCTGTTTCTGCTTATACAATCGGTCCAATTATTGCAAACGGAGATCCAATTGGTGCAGTTATCATTTTTTCTAAAGAAACTTCTCTTGGTGAGGTAGAAAAGAAAGCGGTAGAAACTGCTGCTGGTTTTTTAGCTAGACAAATGGAATCCTAA
- the mfd gene encoding transcription-repair coupling factor: protein MLGLKKLFDQQEDVKNVISGVNAGLREQIVSGLSNSARTLFMTSIYKKTKRPVIVIAPNLLQAQKLYDDITNIVDENEVFLYPANELIAAEISISSPELRAQRIEVLNHWTNDKTAKGILIVPVAGLRKLLPPKDLWKEQQIELEVGKDIDLEVLIQRFVTIGYVRTDMVSAPGDFSLRGGILDIYPLTEENPLRIELFDTEIDSIRTFSLEDQRSKEKLSSITIGPATEVIIGTDELEAFAQKVEAGLAKSLKKIKDEKTKTLLAQNIGYEIEQLKNGQKPEQLYKYLSLLYPDHTSLIDYLPKNGLLFVEEISRVQEMNDTLEKEEADWYTSLLNDGEIIHDMKLSQSVQDLLQRSVQPIVYMSLFLRHVPNTNPQNIINVTCKQMQSFHGQMNVLKSEMDRWKKNKYSVIVLANSEERLEKLEQVLQDYEIQAVIQKDTDKIAKGKIQLMEGSLQSGFEMPIMKLAVITEEELFKTRVKKTSARRQKLSNAERIKSYSELKIGDYVVHVNHGIGKYLGIETLQINGIHKDYLHLRYQGSDKLYVPVDQIDLIQKYVGSESKEPKIYKLGGNDWKKVKKKVESSVQDIADDLIKLYAEREAAVGYGFSPDGEMQREFESSFAYQETEDQLRSIHEIKKDMERERPMDRLLCGDVGYGKTEVAIRAAFKAIADGKQVAFLVPTTILAQQHYETLRERFQDYPIEIGLLSRFRTRKQQTETMKGLKAGTLDIVVGTHRILSKDIIYRDLGLLIIDEEQRFGVTHKEKIKQLKTNVDVLTLTATPIPRTLHMSMLGVRDLSVIETPPENRFPIQTYVMEYNGGLVREAIERELARNGQIYFLYNRVEDIERKAEEISMLVPDARVTYAHGQMTENELESVMLSFLEGEFDVLVSTTIIETGVDIPNVNTLIVQDADRMGLSQLYQLRGRVGRSNRVAYAYFTYRKDKVLTEVAEKRLQAIKEFTELGSGFKIAMRDLTIRGAGNLLGAQQHGFIDSVGFDLYSQMLKDAIEERKGTFDEQQRQTIDLDLDIDAYIPDFYINDGQQKIEMYKRFRGVTSFDELSELQEEMVDRFGDYPSEVAYLFKLTEMKLYGKAAGVELIKQSKEEVLILLSEQGSSQMDGQKIFEKSSKFGRMIGLGMDGKKLKMVLHVKGIETDKWLNACYEMVEALSTFKKEPQEAN, encoded by the coding sequence TTGTTAGGGCTTAAAAAATTATTTGATCAACAGGAAGACGTTAAAAATGTCATATCTGGTGTTAATGCAGGTTTAAGGGAACAAATTGTTTCTGGATTGTCTAACTCTGCAAGAACACTGTTTATGACTTCTATATATAAAAAAACAAAAAGGCCAGTAATTGTAATAGCACCTAATTTACTTCAGGCCCAAAAGCTATATGATGATATTACAAATATAGTGGATGAGAACGAAGTATTTTTATACCCTGCAAATGAGCTTATAGCTGCAGAGATAAGCATTTCCAGTCCAGAGTTGAGGGCACAGCGAATCGAAGTGCTGAATCATTGGACAAATGATAAGACAGCAAAAGGGATATTGATAGTTCCTGTAGCGGGGCTGCGCAAACTGCTTCCACCTAAAGATCTTTGGAAAGAGCAGCAGATTGAGCTTGAGGTTGGAAAGGATATTGATCTTGAAGTGCTTATCCAGCGTTTTGTGACGATTGGGTATGTACGCACAGACATGGTTTCGGCTCCCGGTGACTTTAGTCTTCGAGGAGGGATTCTAGATATTTATCCTTTAACAGAGGAAAATCCACTTCGAATAGAGCTGTTTGACACGGAAATAGATTCTATTAGAACCTTCTCTCTAGAAGATCAGCGCTCTAAAGAGAAGCTTTCGTCAATTACAATAGGCCCGGCAACAGAGGTAATTATCGGAACAGACGAACTGGAAGCCTTCGCTCAGAAGGTTGAAGCAGGTCTGGCAAAAAGCTTGAAGAAAATAAAGGATGAGAAAACCAAGACATTGCTTGCCCAAAATATAGGCTATGAGATTGAGCAGCTTAAAAATGGCCAAAAACCAGAGCAGCTTTATAAATATTTGTCTCTTCTTTATCCTGACCATACAAGTTTAATAGATTATTTACCGAAAAATGGTCTCCTGTTCGTTGAAGAAATTAGTAGAGTTCAAGAAATGAATGATACATTGGAGAAGGAAGAAGCAGATTGGTACACTAGCTTGCTTAATGATGGAGAAATCATTCATGATATGAAGCTTTCCCAAAGTGTGCAGGATTTGCTACAAAGGTCTGTACAGCCAATTGTTTATATGTCCTTATTCCTGCGCCATGTTCCAAATACGAATCCGCAAAATATTATTAACGTAACATGCAAACAGATGCAGAGCTTCCATGGACAAATGAATGTGCTTAAATCAGAGATGGATCGTTGGAAGAAGAACAAGTACTCGGTTATTGTGCTGGCGAACAGTGAAGAACGGCTGGAAAAGCTGGAGCAAGTACTGCAGGATTATGAAATTCAAGCAGTGATTCAGAAGGACACGGATAAAATTGCAAAAGGCAAAATTCAGCTGATGGAGGGAAGTCTTCAGTCAGGATTTGAAATGCCGATAATGAAGCTAGCTGTCATTACAGAAGAAGAGCTTTTTAAGACTAGGGTCAAAAAAACCTCTGCACGAAGACAAAAGCTGTCTAATGCGGAGAGAATAAAAAGCTATTCTGAGCTGAAAATCGGGGACTATGTTGTTCACGTAAATCACGGAATAGGGAAGTACTTAGGAATTGAAACACTGCAAATCAACGGTATTCATAAAGATTATCTGCACTTGCGCTACCAAGGCAGTGATAAGCTGTATGTTCCTGTCGACCAGATAGATTTAATACAAAAATACGTTGGGTCAGAAAGCAAAGAGCCGAAAATTTATAAGCTCGGCGGGAATGATTGGAAGAAGGTTAAGAAAAAGGTTGAATCGTCTGTTCAAGATATTGCTGACGATCTTATCAAGCTGTATGCAGAAAGAGAAGCAGCTGTCGGTTATGGATTCTCTCCAGACGGAGAAATGCAGCGGGAGTTTGAATCATCATTTGCCTATCAAGAAACAGAGGATCAGTTACGCTCTATCCATGAAATTAAAAAAGATATGGAAAGAGAACGCCCGATGGATAGGCTGTTATGTGGAGATGTTGGTTACGGAAAAACAGAGGTTGCCATACGCGCAGCTTTCAAAGCTATTGCTGATGGAAAGCAAGTTGCTTTTCTTGTACCTACAACAATCCTTGCACAGCAGCATTATGAAACATTAAGAGAAAGATTCCAGGATTATCCGATTGAGATAGGCTTACTAAGTAGATTTAGGACAAGAAAGCAGCAAACAGAAACAATGAAGGGATTAAAGGCCGGAACACTAGATATTGTTGTCGGCACACATCGAATTCTTTCAAAGGACATTATTTACAGAGATTTAGGCTTGCTTATCATTGATGAAGAACAACGATTTGGTGTTACACATAAGGAAAAAATAAAACAGTTAAAAACAAATGTAGATGTTTTGACATTAACAGCTACTCCGATTCCGAGAACATTGCATATGTCTATGCTGGGTGTGCGTGACCTGTCTGTTATTGAGACTCCGCCTGAAAATCGTTTCCCTATCCAGACATATGTCATGGAATACAATGGTGGACTTGTGCGTGAAGCTATTGAAAGAGAGTTGGCAAGAAACGGGCAAATTTACTTCCTATATAATCGGGTGGAAGATATTGAGCGTAAAGCAGAGGAAATATCCATGCTTGTTCCAGATGCAAGGGTGACGTATGCACATGGGCAAATGACCGAAAATGAATTAGAATCAGTGATGCTCAGCTTTCTAGAAGGAGAGTTTGATGTTTTAGTAAGCACGACAATCATTGAGACAGGTGTAGACATACCAAATGTTAATACATTAATCGTTCAAGACGCAGACCGCATGGGACTTTCACAGCTTTATCAATTGCGTGGACGTGTTGGACGCTCTAACAGGGTAGCATATGCTTACTTTACGTATCGTAAGGACAAAGTGTTAACAGAAGTGGCTGAAAAAAGACTGCAGGCAATCAAGGAGTTTACAGAGCTAGGGTCTGGCTTCAAAATTGCGATGCGGGACTTGACGATCAGGGGAGCAGGTAATCTTCTTGGTGCACAGCAGCATGGATTTATTGATTCAGTCGGATTTGACCTATACTCTCAAATGCTCAAAGATGCCATTGAGGAACGAAAAGGAACATTTGATGAACAGCAGAGACAGACAATTGATTTAGATCTCGATATTGATGCTTATATACCAGACTTCTATATCAATGATGGTCAGCAAAAGATTGAAATGTACAAAAGGTTTAGAGGGGTTACATCCTTCGATGAACTTTCAGAGCTTCAGGAGGAAATGGTCGACAGATTTGGAGATTATCCGTCTGAGGTAGCCTATTTATTTAAGCTGACAGAAATGAAGCTATACGGCAAAGCTGCTGGAGTTGAGCTTATTAAACAATCGAAGGAAGAAGTACTTATCTTGTTGTCTGAGCAAGGCAGCAGCCAGATGGATGGCCAAAAAATATTCGAAAAAAGCTCTAAGTTTGGCCGGATGATTGGCTTAGGCATGGATGGCAAGAAATTAAAGATGGTTCTCCATGTAAAAGGAATCGAAACAGATAAGTGGCTGAACGCTTGTTATGAAATGGTGGAGGCCTTGAGTACTTTCAAGAAAGAGCCACAGGAAGCAAACTGA
- a CDS encoding anti-sigma-F factor Fin family protein gives MAIHYNCRHCGVKLGSIEESSVETARLGFDMLTEQERAEMINYSEAGDIHIKAICEDCHESLAKNPGYYENDYLIH, from the coding sequence GTGGCCATACATTATAATTGCAGGCATTGTGGAGTAAAGTTAGGGAGCATAGAAGAAAGTTCTGTGGAAACAGCTCGACTTGGTTTTGATATGTTGACAGAACAGGAAAGAGCAGAGATGATTAATTACAGCGAAGCAGGCGATATTCATATTAAAGCCATATGTGAGGATTGCCATGAATCATTAGCGAAAAATCCAGGATATTATGAAAATGATTATTTAATTCATTAA
- the pth gene encoding aminoacyl-tRNA hydrolase, with protein sequence MKLVVGLGNPGKQYEKTRHNIGFEVIDYISEEYGIPLDKSKFKGQYGLGMINGEKVVLLKPLTYMNLSGESIRPIMDFYDIDTEDIVVIYDDLDLPVGKIRLRQKGSSGGHNGIKSAIAHTGTEKFNRIRVGIDRPQNGMKVTDYVLGKFTKEEQAELEIIVKKCSDACAQWMKEPFLQVMNIHNIQ encoded by the coding sequence ATGAAATTGGTAGTTGGCTTGGGCAATCCAGGAAAGCAATATGAAAAAACAAGGCATAATATTGGATTTGAGGTTATAGATTATATATCTGAGGAATATGGAATTCCTTTAGATAAATCAAAATTCAAAGGACAATATGGATTAGGAATGATTAATGGAGAAAAAGTGGTTTTATTAAAGCCGCTTACATACATGAATCTATCCGGTGAATCCATTCGTCCAATTATGGACTTTTATGACATTGATACGGAAGATATTGTAGTTATATATGATGATTTAGATTTACCTGTTGGTAAAATACGCTTAAGGCAAAAGGGCAGCTCTGGCGGGCATAATGGAATTAAATCAGCCATTGCCCATACAGGAACGGAAAAGTTTAACCGCATTCGTGTCGGGATTGACAGACCTCAAAACGGAATGAAGGTTACAGATTATGTTTTAGGTAAATTTACGAAAGAAGAGCAAGCAGAATTAGAGATAATCGTGAAGAAATGTTCAGATGCTTGTGCTCAATGGATGAAAGAACCATTTTTACAAGTAATGAATATACATAATATCCAGTAG
- a CDS encoding 50S ribosomal protein L25/general stress protein Ctc: MTATLQAKKRTVSKHSVLSDLRNNGNIPAVVYGTKVDSTSISLSEANFLKVLKDVGRNGVISLDVDGEKHNVVLNDYHSDPIKRSILHIDFLAVDLSKEITSTVRVNLTGDSSGVKDGGVLQQALHEVEVTAKPNDIPTAIDIDISSLAVGETLSVADIKGYDNLEINHEADETIASVLPPRQEEEISTGEQQDGGIPENVEGRETSVDGTD; the protein is encoded by the coding sequence ATGACTGCAACATTGCAAGCAAAAAAACGTACGGTATCTAAGCATTCAGTATTATCGGATTTGAGAAATAACGGGAACATTCCAGCAGTTGTCTATGGAACAAAGGTAGACAGTACATCTATTTCCTTAAGTGAAGCAAACTTTTTGAAAGTATTAAAGGATGTTGGTCGTAACGGAGTAATATCCTTGGATGTTGACGGAGAGAAGCACAATGTCGTGCTGAACGATTACCATTCCGATCCGATTAAAAGAAGCATACTGCATATAGACTTTTTAGCAGTTGATTTATCAAAGGAAATAACTTCAACAGTCAGAGTCAATCTTACAGGAGATTCAAGCGGTGTAAAAGACGGTGGTGTATTGCAGCAAGCGTTGCATGAGGTTGAAGTAACAGCTAAGCCAAATGATATCCCTACCGCTATTGATATTGACATTAGCAGCCTTGCGGTTGGTGAAACACTTTCTGTTGCTGATATTAAAGGGTATGATAATCTGGAAATCAATCATGAGGCAGATGAAACGATTGCTTCTGTACTTCCTCCAAGACAAGAGGAAGAGATTAGCACTGGGGAACAGCAGGATGGCGGAATCCCAGAAAATGTGGAAGGCAGAGAAACTTCTGTAGATGGAACCGATTGA